From Clavelina lepadiformis chromosome 9, kaClaLepa1.1, whole genome shotgun sequence, the proteins below share one genomic window:
- the LOC143470011 gene encoding lysosomal alpha-mannosidase-like isoform X4 has protein sequence MNDEAATHYNAIIDQMTLGMTFLNHTFGPCACPRVAWQIDPFGHSREQASLFAQMGFDGLFFGRLDFEDKQLREKELKMEEIWRGSESLDSPNADLFTGVNENGYGPPSGFCFDTYCSDEPIMDDNSLEEFNVKDKVNFFVDAARRQAKHFKTNHIMMTMGSDFQYENAIMWFKNLDKLIKYVNAAKKNVTVFYSTPSCYLYALNQADKEWTVKTDDFFPYAERPHSFWTGYFTSRPGLKAYTRESNKFLQVCNQVEASSYFKNHQNTLSRTSAVLKAAMGVAQHHDAVSGTSKQHVANDYAKRLYIGRESCKSVISEVISGSASQLTFCDYLNVTLCNYTQNMQQFTVIAYNPIGREISRYLRIPVDGSASFDVVDMATGNSVASELVPVTEATTSVRRNRGNAASELLFLATVPALGYQQYKVTKRSVSTNFLKKNPISKTKGDITISNEFYKVVFDGNSGLMKTVVNSASQIETMISQQLLWYNASLGNSASNQQSGAYVFRPNSSTPFHVSADGKAEVKLVQSDNPLVQEVYQKFSDWAYQVVRLYKGKKFVEVEWTVGPIPVDDKWGKEIISRYDTPMVTNGYVYTDANGREVLERKYNYRPTWNLNQSEPVAGNYYPVNSRIYIKDSKHQLTVLTDRSQGGASLKNGSLELMVHRRLLGEDGKGVGEPLNETGQFGDGLIVRGKHWLLLDTITSSQRQHRLLAEEIFMSPLVAFQNVTSDTNTMGSGSWLVAPLPDNVHLLTLATTPDGVLIRLEHQFTKSDDAELSKPVTVSLKNLFKNFQPTSVEELWLGANAKKDDVTRLQWKLSERTKRENRVYNFERPYYDVTNDFQTSLGDNFDVTLQPMQIRTFLMK, from the exons ATGAACGATGAAGCCGCGACCCACTACAACGCCATCATAGACCAGATGACCCTCGGAATGACTTTTCTCAATCACACCTTTGGTCCATGTGCATGCCCTCGAGTGGCATGGCAAATTGACCCATTCGGACACTCGAGGGAGCAAGCATCTCTCTTTGCACAG ATGGGTTTTGACGGCCTCTTCTTCGGAAGATTAGATTTTGAAGACAAACAGCTGCGAGAGAAAGAATTGAAAATGGAGGAGATATGGAGGGGGAGTGAGAGTTTGGATTCTCCCAACGCGGATCTTTTCACAG GTGTAAATGAAAACGGATACGGTCCTCCGAGTGGATTTTGCTTCGATACTTACTGCTCAGACGAGCCAATCATGGATGACAACTCCCTGGAGGAGTTCAACGTCAAAGATAAAGTCAACTTCTTCGTCGATGCAGCGCGCCGTCAG GCAAAACACTTCAAGACAAACCACATTATGATGACGATGGGTTCTGACTTCCAATACGAAAACGCTATCATGTGGTTTAAAAACTTGGACAAActaataaaatatgttaacGCTGCT AAGAAGAATGTCACCGTGTTTTATTCAACTCCATCGTGCTACTTGTATGCCTTAAACCAGGCTGACAAAGAGTGGACAGTCAAAACGGACGATTTCTTCCCATACGCAGAAAGACCTCACAGCTTCTGGACCGGCTACTTCACAAGCAGACCCGGCCTGAAGGCGTACACCCGAGAAAGCAACAAATTCCTGCAG GTTTGCAACCAAGTGGAAGCGTCGTCGTACTTCAAGAACCACCAGAACACTTTATCAAGAACATCTGCAGTATTGA AAGCTGCCATGGGCGTCGCCCAACATCATGACGCAGTGTCAGGCACCAGCAAGCAACATGTGGCCAACGACTATGCAAAGAGATTGTATATTG GTCGGGAAAGTTGCAAGTCAGTCATCAGTGAAGTTATTTCCGGATCAGCGAGTCAGTTAACATTCTGTGACTATCTCAACGTGACTCTGTGCAACTACACACAGAACATGCAACAG TTCACAGTAATCGCCTACAATCCAATCGGTCGAGAAATTTCAAGATATCTGAGAATTCCTGTCGATGGTTCCGCTTCATTCGATGTGGTTGACATGGCAACTGGAAACAGTGTGGCATCAGAG CTTGTTCCGGTTACCGAGGCAACAACATCAGTGAGAAGGAATCGAGGAAATGCAGCATCCGAACTTCTCTTCCTGGCGACCGTGCCTGCCCTCGGGTACCAGCAGTACAAG GTAACAAAGCGCAGTGTTTccacaaactttttaaagaaGAATCCAATAAGCAAAACCAAAGGTGACATCACTATCAGCAATGAG ttttacaaagTTGTTTTCGACGGCAACTCCGGTCTCATGAAAACTGTCGTCAATTCTGCCAGTCAGATCGAGACTATGATTTCTCAGCAACTTCTGTGGTACAATGCAAGTCTGGGAAATAGCGCCAGCAACCAGCAATCAG GTGCTTATGTGTTCCGGCCCAACTCGAGCACTCCATTCCATGTATCAGCTGACGGGAAGGCAGAAGTAAAACTAGTTCAG AGCGATAACCCACTGGTGCAAGAGGTTTATCAGAAGTTTAGCGACTGGGCCTACCAG GTTGTGAGGCTGTACAAGGGGAAGAAGTTCGTCGAAGTTGAATGGACAGTTGGACCAATTCCTGTCGATGATAAATGGGGGAAGGAGATTATTTCAAG ATACGACACTCCCATGGTTACCAATGGTTACGTTTACACCGATGCGAATGGACGCGAGGTTTTGGAACGAAA GTACAACTACCGGCCAACATGGAACCTGAACCAATCGGAGCCAGTCGCCGGCAATTACTATCCAGTCAACTCCAGGATCTACATCAAGGATTCGAAACACCAGCTGACCGTGCTCACTGACAGATCGCAAGGTGGCGCTAGTCTGAAGAATGGTTCTTTGGAGCTGATG GTGCACCGTAGACTGCTCGGAGAGGACGGCAAGGGGGTGGGAGAACCGCTCAACGAAACCGGACAGTTCGGCGACGGACTTATTGTTAGGGGAAAACACTGGTTGCTACTGGATACCATTACGTCATCGCAACGTCAGCACAGATTGCTTGCCGAGGAGATTTTCATGAGTCCATTGGTCGCCTTCCAGAATGTGACGAGCGACACAAACACCATGGGCAGT GGTTCCTGGTTGGTGGCGCCCTTGCCTGACAACGTTCACCTTTTGACCCTAGCAACGACCCCGGATGGCGTGCTCATTCGACTGGAACATCAGTTCACAAAAAGCGATGACGCGGAGCTGTCAAAACCGGTCACTGTTTCATTGAAG AATCTCTTCAAAAACTTTCAACCTACTTCAGTCGAAGAACTTTGGCTCGGCGCCAATGCTAAAAAGGATGACGTCACTCGACTTCAATGGAAGTTAAGCGAAAGAACTAAAAGAG aaaatcGAGTTTACAATTTCGAACGACcttattatgatgtcacaaatgACTTCCAGACTTCTCTCGGTGacaattttgacgtcacattgCAGCCTATGCAGATCCGCACTTTTCTGATGAAGTGA